From Haemorhous mexicanus isolate bHaeMex1 chromosome 1, bHaeMex1.pri, whole genome shotgun sequence, one genomic window encodes:
- the EDN1 gene encoding endothelin-1 — MDYCHMIVSLLFVLCPGLLPAAPGAEVDAAPPPAAAHRRARRCSCSSLMDEECVYFCHLDIIWINTPEKTVPYGLGGPSRPRRSLKDTVPEMLAEPSSRCRCANQKDKKCLNFCQAGKDLWAQSTVEKASQHRIKAGNCFGPKCMNRQLVDSKKMKRLEAIGNSIKASFSIAKLKAELQKGRRLKHNRANKRQSVRESLKAS, encoded by the exons ATGGATTATTGCCACATGATCGTGTCGCTGCTCTTCGTGCtctgcccggggctgctgccGGCAG cccccggAGCCGAGGTGGACgccgcgccgccccccgccgccgcgcACCGCCGCGCTCGgcgctgctcctgctcctcgcTGATGGACGAGGAGTGCGTCTACTTCTGCCACCTCGACATCATCTGGATCAACACCCCCGA GAAGACTGTTCCATATGGTCTCGGCGGCCCTTCTCGACCCAGAAGATCACTGAAGGACACAGTGCCGGAGATGCTCGCTGAACCAAGCAGCAGATGCCGATGTGCCAACCAGAAGGACAAGAAATGTCTGAACTTCTGCCAGGCAGGCAAAGATCTCTG GGCTCAGTCCACAGTGGAGAAAGCTTCACAGCACCGCATCAAAGCCGGCAATTGCTTTGGACCCAAATGCATGAACCGACAGCTTGTTGACAGCAAGAAAATGAAGCG GCTGGAGGCCATTGGTAACAGCATCAAAGCTTCCTTCAGTATCGCAAAGCTGAAGGCTGAGCTCCAGAAAGGGCGAAGGCTCAAACACAACAGGGCGAACAAAAGGCAAAGCGTCCGGGAGAGCCTGAAAGCATCCTAG